A region of Solanum dulcamara chromosome 7, daSolDulc1.2, whole genome shotgun sequence DNA encodes the following proteins:
- the LOC129895446 gene encoding glycine-rich protein 5-like, with amino-acid sequence MASKTRASLVTLFLSFNLLFFAIVTATNTDCGSCPHPPTKGGGSGNGGGSGNGGGSGNGGGSGNGGGSGNGGGGGNGGGSGNGGGGGNGGGGGNGGGSGNGGGSGNGGGGGGGNGGGSGNGQGRCPRDALKLGVCARLLNLVNIVVGSPPTLPCCSLIQGLADLEVAACLCTAIRANILGINLNVPLTLSLILNNCGRNNNGFTC; translated from the coding sequence ATGGCTTCGAAAACTAGAGCCTCATTAGTTACCCTTTTCCTCTCCTTCAATCTCCTTTTCTTTGCCATAGTCACTGCAACTAATACTGATTGTGGCTCCTGTCCTCATCCTCCTACAAAAGGGGGCGGCTCTGGTAACGGTGGTGGCTCGGGTAATGGTGGTGGCTCTGGCAATGGAGGTGGCTCGGGTAACGGTGGCGGCTCAGGCAACGGAGGTGGAGGTGGAAATGGAGGTGGCTCGGGCAATGGAGGCGGAGGTGGAAATGGAGGTGGAGGTGGAAATGGAGGTGGTTCGGGCAATGGTGGTGGTTCTGGAAACGGAGGTGGAGGTGGAGGTGGAAATGGAGGCGGTTCAGGCAATGGACAAGGAAGGTGTCCAAGAGATGCTTTGAAACTTGGTGTGTGTGCTAGGTTACTTAATTTGGTGAATATAGTAGTGGGGTCTCCACCAACTTTGCCATGCTGCAGTTTGATCCAGGGACTGGCGGATTTAGAGGTGGCGGCTTGTTTGTGCACAGCCATAAGGGCAAACATACTGGGAATAAATCTGAATGTGCCACTCACTCTTAGCCTCATTCTCAACAACTGTGGAAGGAATAATAATGGCTTCACTTGCTAA